In one Nocardioides sp. NBC_00368 genomic region, the following are encoded:
- a CDS encoding PaaX family transcriptional regulator, whose amino-acid sequence MTEAAPATQQNRRSRTTMVTFLGAVVRPLGDWMPIAGAVDLLTQAGLDAPSVRTAVHRLKRNGWLASETRDGTRGYSLTPTALTTLAAGDEVIWHAREPANLADGWCIVHFGVPESLRAKRHQLRAHLSHLGFGNVGTALWIAPARMREAAERAVTELGLASYAAIFVGGYQGTQDLTELLYNSWDLAAIDQSYRDFITAHGDLSERIESAAPSGQEAFVAYLGIVGRWRKLPFRDPGLPHEVLAPDWSAPAATALFERLVDVLEKPALAHASAHWPLTVREGRA is encoded by the coding sequence ATGACGGAGGCTGCACCGGCAACACAGCAGAACCGACGATCGCGCACCACCATGGTGACCTTCCTCGGTGCTGTCGTCCGCCCGCTCGGGGACTGGATGCCGATCGCCGGCGCTGTCGACCTGCTCACCCAGGCCGGCCTGGACGCCCCCTCCGTACGCACCGCGGTCCACCGCCTCAAACGCAACGGCTGGCTCGCCTCGGAGACCCGCGACGGCACCCGCGGATACTCCCTCACCCCGACGGCGCTGACCACGCTCGCCGCCGGCGACGAGGTGATCTGGCACGCGCGCGAGCCCGCGAACCTGGCCGACGGCTGGTGCATCGTGCACTTCGGCGTACCGGAGTCGCTGCGCGCCAAGCGCCACCAGCTGCGTGCCCACCTCTCGCACCTCGGCTTCGGCAACGTCGGCACCGCGCTCTGGATCGCGCCGGCACGGATGCGCGAGGCGGCCGAGCGAGCGGTGACCGAGCTCGGGCTGGCGTCCTACGCGGCGATCTTCGTCGGTGGCTACCAGGGCACCCAGGACCTCACCGAGCTGCTCTACAACAGCTGGGACCTGGCGGCGATCGACCAGAGCTACCGCGACTTCATCACGGCCCACGGCGATCTCTCCGAGCGGATCGAGAGCGCCGCGCCATCGGGGCAGGAGGCCTTCGTGGCGTACCTCGGCATCGTCGGGCGCTGGCGCAAGCTGCCCTTCCGCGATCCGGGTCTGCCCCACGAGGTGCTCGCCCCTGACTGGAGCGCGCCCGCCGCGACCGCCCTGTTCGAACGCTTGGTGGACGTGCTCGAGAAGCCGGCGCTCGCGCATGCGAGCGCCCACTGGCCGCTCACCGTCCGGGAAGGAAGAGCATGA
- a CDS encoding bile acid:sodium symporter family protein translates to MNTVRRISAFVGRWFALIVLIAGAIALATPSTFDGWAAQVPLLLQIIMLGMGMTLRPGDFVIIGRRPWALLLGVAAQFTLMPLLGWSIAHLLGLSAVLTAGMILVGCAPGGTASNVMVFLARGDTALSVAMTSVSTLLAPVLTPLLVLLLIGEDLPVSASELFLSIVKIVLVPVLLGLVLRLVFPRLVERVVDLLPLISVAGITGVVLAVVAGSASTLLSVGLLVFAAVVLHNVAGLTLGYAVGRLCGMPVSSRRAISIEVGMQNSGLAAALATVHFSPAAALPAAIFSVWHNVSGSTLASYWSRRPIEGEDITSRHDASGAAITP, encoded by the coding sequence ATGAACACAGTCAGAAGGATCAGCGCTTTCGTGGGGCGCTGGTTCGCCTTGATCGTCCTCATCGCAGGTGCCATCGCACTGGCCACTCCCAGCACCTTCGACGGGTGGGCGGCCCAGGTGCCCCTGCTTCTGCAGATCATCATGCTCGGGATGGGCATGACGCTGCGACCCGGCGACTTCGTGATCATCGGTCGGCGGCCCTGGGCACTCCTGCTCGGCGTCGCCGCGCAGTTCACCCTGATGCCGCTGCTCGGCTGGAGCATCGCGCACCTGCTCGGCCTCTCCGCTGTGCTCACCGCCGGCATGATCCTGGTGGGCTGCGCGCCCGGCGGCACCGCCTCCAACGTCATGGTGTTCCTCGCCCGCGGCGACACGGCGCTCTCCGTGGCGATGACGTCGGTGTCGACGCTGCTCGCCCCGGTGCTGACTCCGCTGCTCGTGCTGCTGCTGATCGGTGAGGACCTCCCGGTCTCCGCGAGCGAGCTGTTCCTCTCGATCGTGAAGATCGTGCTCGTACCGGTGCTGCTCGGGCTTGTCCTCCGGCTGGTGTTTCCGCGTCTCGTCGAGCGGGTCGTCGACCTGCTCCCGCTGATCTCCGTCGCCGGCATCACCGGTGTCGTGCTGGCGGTCGTGGCCGGCAGCGCGTCCACCCTGCTCTCCGTCGGGCTCCTGGTCTTCGCCGCCGTGGTGCTGCACAACGTCGCCGGCCTGACCCTCGGGTACGCCGTCGGGCGCCTGTGCGGCATGCCGGTCTCGAGCCGCCGCGCCATCAGCATCGAGGTCGGCATGCAGAACTCCGGCCTCGCCGCCGCCCTCGCGACCGTCCACTTCTCGCCCGCGGCCGCACTGCCTGCGGCGATCTTCTCGGTCTGGCACAACGTGTCCGGCTCGACCCTGGCGAGCTACTGGTCCCGCCGCCCCATCGAGGGCGAGGACATCACCTCACGCCACGACGCATCAGGTGCCGCGATCACACCCTGA
- a CDS encoding Bug family tripartite tricarboxylate transporter substrate binding protein, with the protein MTRSRVLPRALLAAITAVTFTAAAIDAHGNRDGSGTRNSLTILVPSAPGGTWDTNARELQRAMKENGIVANPQVINLPGGAGTLGLSQLVQMDGREDIIMMTGTVMLGGVVVNDSPEAVADTTPIAQLVQDYQAVFVPGDSPFQTLDDLISAWKKNPGGTAIGGGALGGTDSLIAHTLAEEVGIDPASVNYIPYAGGGEVLPALLSHSVDAAIGGYAEFEDQVEAGKLKALALTAPKHQPGIDVQTFTEQGLDLYVPNWQGVVAAPGISDEAKDELGDIIAETVATSEWAEARERNRWTDSYRPADDFATLLDSESRRVRDVIVESGISD; encoded by the coding sequence GTGACACGGAGTCGAGTTCTGCCCCGAGCCCTGCTCGCAGCTATCACCGCGGTGACCTTCACCGCCGCGGCCATCGACGCTCATGGCAATCGCGACGGATCGGGCACCCGCAACAGCCTCACGATCCTGGTGCCTTCGGCTCCTGGCGGGACGTGGGACACCAACGCCCGCGAGCTCCAGCGAGCGATGAAGGAGAACGGGATCGTCGCCAACCCACAGGTCATCAACCTCCCCGGCGGTGCCGGGACGCTGGGGCTGAGCCAGCTTGTCCAGATGGACGGCAGGGAAGACATCATCATGATGACGGGCACCGTGATGCTCGGCGGCGTCGTGGTCAACGACTCGCCTGAGGCGGTCGCCGACACCACCCCCATCGCCCAGCTGGTGCAGGACTACCAAGCGGTGTTCGTCCCCGGCGACTCGCCCTTCCAGACCTTGGACGACCTGATCTCGGCATGGAAGAAGAACCCCGGCGGCACCGCCATCGGCGGTGGCGCCCTCGGCGGGACCGACTCCCTCATCGCGCACACCCTCGCCGAAGAGGTGGGCATCGATCCAGCATCGGTGAACTACATCCCCTACGCCGGCGGCGGCGAGGTGCTGCCTGCCTTGCTGTCCCACAGCGTCGACGCGGCGATCGGCGGGTACGCCGAGTTCGAGGACCAGGTGGAAGCCGGGAAGCTCAAGGCCCTGGCTCTCACGGCACCAAAGCATCAACCGGGCATCGACGTTCAGACCTTCACCGAGCAGGGCCTAGACCTCTACGTCCCCAACTGGCAAGGAGTCGTGGCAGCTCCCGGAATCTCCGACGAGGCGAAGGACGAGCTCGGCGACATCATCGCCGAGACCGTCGCCACCTCCGAGTGGGCCGAGGCGCGCGAGCGCAACCGGTGGACCGACTCCTACCGACCCGCAGACGACTTCGCCACCCTCCTCGACAGTGAGTCGCGCCGCGTTCGCGACGTCATCGTCGAGTCCGGCATCTCCGACTGA
- a CDS encoding tripartite tricarboxylate transporter TctB family protein codes for MATPEAKTPPLDSTDITEIADSTSSPVGFFALSALAAVVSTYLLVGALTMRIPETSTPPGPLFFPTIVIGLGYAVALALGFQGWRHLRSAGDPPAQSAAKPTARRWSGLALAVGTFAAFVLVLDLFGWLISGALLFWGLATSLGSRRPVFDLAVALIVSSTVQLVFSAGLGLYLPVGIMGWF; via the coding sequence ATGGCTACACCTGAAGCAAAGACTCCGCCACTCGACTCGACCGACATAACGGAGATCGCCGACTCCACTTCGAGTCCCGTCGGCTTCTTCGCCTTGTCTGCTCTCGCTGCGGTGGTGAGCACCTACCTCTTGGTGGGCGCGCTGACGATGCGGATCCCGGAGACCTCCACCCCACCAGGACCGCTCTTCTTTCCGACGATCGTGATCGGACTGGGCTACGCCGTCGCGCTGGCTCTTGGCTTCCAAGGCTGGCGACACCTGCGCTCTGCCGGAGACCCACCTGCTCAGTCAGCGGCCAAGCCGACCGCACGTCGCTGGAGTGGGCTGGCCTTGGCTGTCGGAACCTTCGCCGCCTTCGTCCTTGTTCTCGATCTGTTCGGCTGGTTGATCTCTGGAGCGCTTCTCTTCTGGGGTCTTGCCACCAGCTTGGGCAGTCGCAGGCCGGTCTTCGACCTCGCAGTGGCGCTGATCGTGTCCTCGACCGTTCAGCTCGTCTTCTCCGCAGGGCTGGGTCTCTATCTCCCCGTCGGCATCATGGGGTGGTTCTGA
- a CDS encoding tripartite tricarboxylate transporter permease, which translates to MLESVTSLLGGFETALSPMNLMWVTLGALLGTAVGVLPGLGSSMAVALLLPLTFTLDPTAAFIMFAGIYYGGMFGDSTSGILTNTPGQSSAIATSIEGHRMALNGRAPQALATAAIGAFLGGVVATTIVAFGAPLMAELASTFGPPEYLALALTAFVAIAAVVSDSMLKGLVSLTLGLSIALVGMDVMSGATRFTAGHPQLLDGVGVVLVTVALLALGEVFHVCLTGGDKARAIATGKGRAWLTRAEFKKAVPAWLRGTGFGLPFGVIPVGGAEVPTFLAYGLEKRLDSKLPDPEFGSGAIRGVAAPEAASNATTGTAMGALLTLGLPVSATAAVMLAAFQQYGLQPGPLLFDRAPNLVWTLIASLFIGLAVLLLINLPFASLWAKLLLIPRPYLYAGISVFAAFGVYALGSSTWDVGTMVVIGLVALLMRETGVPLAPFIIGVILGPLAETELRRTLAISEGSIVGLFTPVSGSIYAVLLLIVAGACFAAMSARRKRLLTITDRTDR; encoded by the coding sequence ATGCTCGAATCGGTCACCTCGCTGCTCGGCGGTTTCGAGACCGCTCTCTCCCCCATGAATCTCATGTGGGTCACCCTCGGCGCGCTGCTCGGTACCGCCGTCGGCGTCCTGCCTGGCCTCGGTTCATCGATGGCCGTGGCGCTCCTCCTCCCCCTCACCTTCACCCTCGACCCCACCGCTGCCTTCATCATGTTCGCGGGCATCTACTACGGCGGCATGTTCGGCGACTCAACCAGCGGGATCCTGACCAACACACCAGGCCAGTCGTCGGCGATCGCGACCTCGATCGAGGGTCACCGGATGGCGCTGAACGGCCGGGCCCCGCAGGCATTGGCCACGGCTGCGATCGGAGCCTTCCTCGGAGGGGTGGTGGCGACCACGATCGTCGCCTTCGGCGCGCCCCTCATGGCTGAGCTGGCATCCACGTTCGGCCCACCCGAGTACTTGGCACTTGCTCTCACCGCATTCGTCGCGATCGCCGCGGTCGTGTCCGACTCGATGCTCAAGGGGCTCGTCTCCCTGACCCTCGGGCTCTCCATCGCCCTGGTGGGCATGGACGTGATGTCCGGCGCGACGCGCTTCACCGCCGGGCATCCTCAACTTCTCGATGGTGTCGGTGTCGTCCTGGTGACGGTCGCCCTGCTCGCCCTCGGAGAGGTCTTCCACGTATGTCTGACCGGCGGGGACAAGGCCCGTGCGATTGCGACCGGAAAGGGACGCGCCTGGCTCACGCGCGCCGAGTTCAAGAAGGCGGTGCCGGCCTGGTTGCGAGGCACTGGCTTCGGTCTTCCGTTCGGTGTGATCCCGGTCGGCGGGGCGGAGGTGCCCACCTTCCTCGCCTACGGGTTGGAGAAGCGACTCGACAGCAAGCTGCCCGATCCGGAGTTCGGCAGCGGAGCCATCCGCGGTGTCGCGGCACCGGAGGCAGCCTCGAACGCGACGACAGGTACCGCCATGGGCGCACTCCTCACGCTAGGCCTGCCCGTGTCGGCGACGGCGGCCGTCATGCTCGCCGCCTTCCAGCAGTACGGCCTGCAACCCGGACCACTCCTCTTCGACCGAGCCCCGAACCTGGTGTGGACGCTGATCGCGAGCCTGTTCATCGGCCTGGCCGTACTGCTTCTCATCAACCTTCCCTTCGCGTCCCTGTGGGCCAAGCTGCTCCTGATTCCACGGCCCTACCTGTACGCAGGCATCTCGGTCTTCGCGGCATTCGGTGTCTACGCACTCGGTTCTTCGACGTGGGACGTGGGGACCATGGTCGTGATCGGCCTCGTCGCGCTGCTGATGCGTGAGACGGGAGTGCCGTTGGCCCCGTTCATCATCGGCGTCATCCTCGGCCCGCTCGCCGAGACGGAGCTGCGCCGCACCCTCGCTATCAGCGAGGGCTCGATCGTCGGCCTTTTCACGCCTGTGAGCGGCTCGATCTACGCGGTGCTGCTCCTCATCGTTGCCGGCGCCTGCTTCGCGGCTATGTCCGCACGCCGCAAGCGTCTCCTCACCATCACAGACAGGACTGACCGATGA
- a CDS encoding alpha/beta fold hydrolase — MIQRQPAAQNETSERGSETSARGVRWSTHTRGAVTIECGSLGQGRPIVLLPSLGRGAADFAEIATYLAAEGFRVLTPQPRGIGRSAGPMTEVSMKDLANDVAIVMDALLDQPAVVVGHAFGSQPARMLATERPDLVAGLVLAAASAGKMPPGAVEAPFSRLRAEIDGSGNPALPVETRIRCLEAAFFAPGHDPMVWLDGWSWPTHEVQAQARENTAVDDYFDAGGVPILDLQAEFDAVVIPNLFKPLLGERVSVGLIRDAGHALLPEQPRAVSEAIASFADTVFTNADR, encoded by the coding sequence ATGATCCAGCGCCAACCAGCCGCTCAGAACGAGACCAGTGAGCGCGGCTCGGAAACGTCCGCGAGGGGCGTCCGGTGGAGCACCCACACGCGCGGCGCCGTCACCATCGAGTGCGGCAGCCTGGGCCAGGGCCGCCCCATCGTGCTTCTCCCGTCTCTCGGCCGTGGCGCCGCCGACTTCGCCGAGATCGCGACGTACCTCGCGGCCGAAGGCTTTCGTGTCCTCACACCACAGCCCCGAGGCATCGGCCGAAGCGCCGGCCCGATGACTGAGGTGTCGATGAAGGATCTGGCGAACGACGTGGCGATCGTCATGGACGCTCTGCTGGACCAACCTGCCGTGGTCGTCGGACACGCGTTCGGGAGCCAACCGGCGCGCATGCTGGCGACCGAACGCCCGGACCTCGTCGCCGGCCTCGTTCTCGCTGCCGCTTCGGCCGGCAAGATGCCTCCAGGCGCGGTAGAGGCACCCTTCTCCAGGTTGCGGGCGGAGATCGATGGGTCCGGCAACCCGGCTCTGCCAGTCGAGACCCGGATCCGTTGCCTCGAAGCCGCCTTCTTCGCTCCGGGCCACGACCCGATGGTGTGGCTCGACGGCTGGTCCTGGCCGACGCACGAGGTGCAGGCCCAAGCTCGGGAGAACACGGCTGTCGACGACTACTTCGATGCCGGCGGCGTACCCATCCTCGATCTTCAGGCCGAGTTCGATGCCGTGGTGATTCCGAACCTCTTCAAACCACTGCTCGGAGAGCGCGTGAGCGTCGGTCTCATCCGCGACGCCGGGCACGCCCTGCTCCCCGAGCAGCCACGCGCTGTGAGCGAGGCGATCGCATCTTTCGCGGACACCGTCTTCACCAACGCCGACCGCTAG
- a CDS encoding carboxymuconolactone decarboxylase family protein, with the protein MPRVSYAEPTADTAEQIAARRGGVLTPLDLLLSHNESLALGWDRLLGGVRSNFTIGGDVRELIILRVGRLNRAPYEWDSHLPVAVREGLPQDVIDCLAQDVAMTGHEAFDAVIAYVDAMTLDVEVPEHVVDALRGHHTESEIVEITATTAVYNMVSRFLVALDVRTEDREAATMEVGRHA; encoded by the coding sequence TTGCCCCGAGTTTCCTATGCCGAACCCACGGCCGACACCGCCGAGCAGATCGCGGCCCGCAGAGGAGGTGTGCTGACGCCGCTCGACCTGCTGCTGTCCCACAACGAGTCGCTGGCTCTGGGGTGGGATCGCCTGCTGGGTGGGGTTCGAAGCAACTTCACCATCGGCGGAGACGTACGAGAGCTCATCATCCTGCGCGTCGGCAGGCTCAACCGCGCTCCCTACGAGTGGGATTCACACCTGCCAGTAGCCGTCCGCGAGGGTCTGCCGCAGGACGTGATCGACTGCTTGGCCCAGGACGTCGCGATGACAGGTCACGAGGCCTTTGACGCTGTGATCGCCTACGTCGACGCCATGACGCTCGACGTCGAGGTTCCCGAGCATGTCGTCGACGCCCTACGCGGCCACCACACGGAGAGCGAGATCGTCGAGATCACGGCGACAACCGCGGTCTACAACATGGTCAGCCGCTTCCTCGTCGCGCTCGACGTGCGAACCGAGGACCGCGAAGCGGCGACGATGGAGGTCGGCCGTCATGCATGA
- a CDS encoding amidohydrolase family protein, whose translation MHDLTPTTPGPHRDFAAPDIDLPAGACDSHVHIFGPHRQFPYAAGRPFTPEDAPLELLQDMHDTMGFARAVLVQTAAHGQDHAAVLDALTRYPDRYRGVALLGDDADARQVETLDAAGFCGVRVHFAPHLGAPPSPDALARLCDLISPHGWHLEVHTMGSGILDFADYYPELPLRIVLDHMGRFPMPVDRSPAEHRTILDLLNEDDVWIKLSGADRVSEELPSMSDGLALARSFFEHRPDRCVWGSDFPHPNTHGFMPVDSDLVNGIAIIAPTELERQLLLVDNPTTCFNFRVDSATTSTDQNSRRN comes from the coding sequence ATGCATGACCTCACCCCCACCACTCCCGGCCCGCACCGCGACTTCGCAGCTCCGGACATCGATCTGCCCGCGGGTGCATGCGACTCACATGTGCACATCTTCGGCCCGCACCGACAATTCCCCTACGCGGCGGGCCGTCCGTTCACGCCTGAGGACGCGCCGCTCGAGCTGCTCCAGGACATGCACGACACCATGGGCTTCGCACGAGCAGTGTTGGTGCAGACGGCTGCCCACGGACAGGACCACGCCGCGGTCCTCGATGCCCTGACGCGATATCCCGACCGCTACCGGGGTGTCGCGCTGCTCGGCGACGACGCCGATGCCCGTCAGGTCGAGACCCTGGACGCTGCCGGGTTCTGCGGAGTCCGCGTGCACTTCGCCCCTCACCTGGGCGCACCTCCCTCACCGGATGCGCTGGCACGCCTGTGCGACCTGATCAGCCCACACGGCTGGCACCTCGAGGTGCACACGATGGGCTCCGGCATCCTCGACTTCGCCGACTACTACCCCGAGCTGCCGTTGCGGATCGTGCTCGACCACATGGGCCGCTTTCCCATGCCTGTGGACCGCAGCCCTGCCGAGCACCGCACCATCCTCGACCTGCTGAACGAGGACGACGTCTGGATCAAGCTCAGCGGGGCCGACCGTGTGTCCGAGGAGCTTCCGTCCATGTCGGACGGGCTCGCGCTCGCACGCTCCTTCTTCGAGCACCGTCCCGACAGGTGCGTCTGGGGCAGTGACTTCCCGCACCCGAACACCCACGGCTTCATGCCCGTCGATAGCGACCTCGTCAACGGCATCGCGATCATCGCCCCGACCGAGCTGGAGCGGCAGCTGCTGCTCGTCGACAACCCCACTACTTGCTTCAACTTCAGGGTCGACAGTGCAACCACGAGCACCGACCAGAACTCGAGGAGGAACTGA
- a CDS encoding SDR family NAD(P)-dependent oxidoreductase, which yields MERLKDKVALVIGAGSAGPGWGNGRATAAIFAAEGAQVHGADLDEAALASTVDTIQEAGHSLTAHTCDVRDTESVASLVSEVHRAAGRIDVLVNVVGGSRHGGAAELSEAEWHNQLDLNLTSVYRACHEAIPHMLDQQSGSIVNIASTSGLRYTGSPQVAYAASKAAIIQFSRVTAVQYAPFGVRVNTVVPGQLHTPMVESRLAGQRTGGDVDTLLSQRLARIPLAFMGDGRDTAYAALFLASDEARFVTGTEIVVDGGMTARCD from the coding sequence ATGGAACGTCTGAAGGACAAGGTGGCTCTCGTCATCGGCGCGGGGAGCGCCGGCCCCGGATGGGGGAACGGCCGCGCAACCGCCGCGATCTTCGCGGCTGAAGGTGCCCAGGTCCACGGAGCCGACCTCGACGAGGCCGCACTCGCCTCCACGGTCGACACGATCCAGGAGGCCGGCCACTCCCTGACCGCCCACACCTGCGACGTCCGAGACACCGAATCGGTCGCGTCCCTGGTCTCAGAGGTGCACCGGGCCGCAGGACGCATCGACGTCCTCGTCAACGTCGTCGGAGGATCCCGTCATGGCGGCGCCGCCGAGCTCTCCGAGGCCGAGTGGCACAACCAGCTCGATCTCAACCTCACCAGTGTGTATCGCGCATGCCACGAAGCGATCCCCCACATGCTGGATCAGCAGAGCGGCTCGATCGTCAACATCGCCTCGACCTCAGGGCTCCGTTACACCGGATCTCCCCAGGTCGCATACGCCGCGTCGAAGGCAGCCATCATCCAGTTCTCGCGGGTGACAGCGGTGCAGTACGCACCCTTCGGCGTCCGCGTCAACACCGTCGTGCCAGGGCAGCTGCACACCCCGATGGTCGAGAGCAGGCTCGCTGGTCAACGCACGGGCGGTGACGTGGACACCCTCCTGTCCCAGAGGCTGGCCCGCATCCCGCTCGCCTTCATGGGCGACGGACGGGACACCGCGTACGCCGCGCTCTTCCTCGCCTCCGACGAGGCGAGGTTCGTCACGGGCACCGAGATCGTCGTCGACGGAGGCATGACGGCGCGCTGCGACTGA
- a CDS encoding tripartite tricarboxylate transporter permease gives MNPLEGLMHGLGLALTPELLLAALIGALAGTLIGVLPGLGPVAGAALILPLTFAYDPAVGLIMIAGVYLGAQYGGSTTSVLLNIPGDASAVVATFDGHKMTKAGRGGAALTIMAFGSFIAGCIGVVILLLTIPVVSGVALEFGAPEFLAITGGGLLLLARISGGSLGSGLLPMVLGLALATVGAEQTQSYNRFTFGNLDLTLGIALAPVAVGIYGISEMLYMLEDKDKSKAPIRVRMKELLPTRRELRRASAPWLRGSLLGFLFGILPGPSATLSTFASYKLEKSISRRPEEFGKGAVEGVAGPEAANNSAAIGSIVPVLMLGLPFSATLALMISAMTVQGIEPGPLLMTQQPDLFWSIVAAVLVANFMLLVLNLPLVGMWVRVLRTPIHFLVPAIMLLAVIGAYSINNNFIDVRIMLAMGVVGYVLRKLNFSLASLLVGLVLGPLVEKYFVQSMLISGGDVSEVVFASPIAIGTWLLVAAVLVLSPVAAAVKRRRLKNRGLVEPPVVLEDADAR, from the coding sequence ATGAATCCCCTCGAAGGGTTGATGCACGGGCTGGGTCTCGCGCTGACCCCCGAACTGCTGCTGGCTGCGCTGATCGGAGCGTTGGCCGGCACCCTGATCGGCGTCCTTCCGGGGCTCGGGCCGGTCGCCGGCGCCGCGCTCATCCTCCCGCTCACATTCGCCTACGACCCCGCGGTGGGTCTGATCATGATCGCCGGTGTCTATCTCGGGGCGCAGTACGGCGGTTCGACCACCTCCGTGCTTCTCAACATCCCCGGTGATGCATCGGCGGTGGTCGCCACGTTCGACGGTCACAAGATGACGAAGGCAGGTCGTGGCGGAGCCGCACTGACGATCATGGCATTCGGCTCGTTCATCGCCGGATGTATCGGCGTCGTGATCTTGCTGCTCACCATCCCGGTGGTCTCCGGTGTGGCTCTCGAGTTCGGAGCACCGGAGTTCCTCGCGATCACCGGCGGAGGACTGCTCCTGCTCGCCCGGATCTCCGGAGGAAGCCTGGGGTCGGGGTTGTTGCCCATGGTCCTCGGTCTGGCTCTGGCGACCGTCGGAGCCGAGCAGACGCAGAGCTACAACCGATTCACGTTCGGGAACCTCGACCTGACTCTCGGCATCGCCCTGGCCCCGGTCGCTGTGGGCATCTACGGCATCTCCGAGATGCTCTACATGCTCGAGGACAAGGACAAGTCGAAGGCGCCGATCCGGGTCCGCATGAAGGAGTTGCTCCCGACGCGCCGCGAGTTGCGCAGGGCGAGCGCCCCGTGGCTCCGAGGGTCGTTGCTCGGCTTCCTCTTCGGCATCCTCCCCGGTCCTTCCGCCACCCTCTCGACCTTCGCCTCCTACAAGCTGGAGAAGTCCATATCGCGGAGGCCGGAGGAGTTCGGAAAGGGCGCCGTCGAGGGTGTCGCCGGGCCCGAAGCAGCCAACAACTCGGCAGCGATCGGCAGCATCGTGCCGGTGCTCATGCTGGGACTGCCCTTCTCGGCGACCCTTGCGCTGATGATCTCGGCCATGACGGTCCAGGGCATCGAGCCCGGCCCCCTGCTGATGACCCAGCAGCCCGACCTGTTCTGGTCGATCGTGGCCGCGGTTCTGGTCGCCAACTTCATGCTGCTGGTGCTGAACCTCCCGTTGGTCGGCATGTGGGTCCGCGTCCTCCGGACGCCCATCCACTTCCTGGTGCCGGCGATCATGCTGCTGGCGGTGATCGGCGCGTACAGCATCAACAACAACTTCATCGACGTCCGCATCATGCTTGCCATGGGTGTCGTCGGGTACGTCCTGCGGAAGCTCAACTTCAGCCTCGCCTCGTTGCTCGTGGGCCTGGTTCTCGGCCCGCTGGTCGAGAAGTACTTCGTGCAGTCCATGCTGATCAGCGGTGGCGATGTGTCGGAGGTCGTGTTCGCCTCGCCGATCGCCATCGGGACCTGGCTCCTCGTGGCTGCGGTGCTCGTCCTGAGCCCGGTCGCGGCGGCTGTCAAGCGCCGGCGGCTGAAGAACCGAGGCCTGGTTGAGCCGCCCGTCGTCCTCGAAGACGCGGACGCCCGCTAG
- a CDS encoding tripartite tricarboxylate transporter TctB family protein, producing MDGRRLGRLALGLVSAAVAIGYLVSAYNMPQGDLASPGPGMFPMGVGYLWALASVVVVLEAILSKQDAGGLDLPRGFELRQALVFMGTLVGFIAILPLLGFVISASLYATACLKLLGPYSWIRAVAYGVAMGIATAFLFGDVLALPLPTPGL from the coding sequence ATGGACGGTCGACGACTCGGCCGGTTGGCGCTCGGGCTGGTGAGCGCGGCGGTTGCCATCGGCTACCTCGTCAGCGCCTACAACATGCCGCAGGGAGATCTCGCCTCGCCGGGGCCCGGGATGTTCCCGATGGGAGTCGGATACCTCTGGGCACTCGCATCCGTCGTCGTCGTGCTCGAGGCCATCCTCAGCAAGCAGGACGCCGGTGGCTTGGATCTACCGCGCGGGTTCGAGCTCCGGCAGGCGCTCGTCTTCATGGGGACGTTGGTCGGCTTCATCGCGATCCTGCCGCTTCTCGGGTTCGTGATCTCGGCCTCGTTGTACGCCACTGCGTGCCTGAAGCTTCTCGGCCCCTATTCATGGATCCGCGCCGTCGCGTACGGCGTGGCCATGGGGATCGCCACGGCCTTCCTGTTCGGGGACGTCCTTGCCCTGCCGTTGCCAACCCCGGGTCTGTGA